Proteins from one Gasterosteus aculeatus chromosome 11, fGasAcu3.hap1.1, whole genome shotgun sequence genomic window:
- the csnk1da gene encoding casein kinase I, producing the protein MELRVGNRYRLGRKIGSGSFGDIYLGTDISVGEEVAIKLECVKTKHPQLHIESKIYKMMQGGVGIPTIKWCGAEGDYNVMVMELLGPSLEDLFNFCSRKFSLKTVLLLADQMISRIEYIHSKNFIHRDVKPDNFLMGLGKKGNLVYIIDFGLAKKYRDARTHQHIPYRENKNLTGTARYASINTHLGIEQSRRDDLESLGYVLMYFNLGSLPWQGLKAATKRQKYERISEKKMSTPIEVLCKGYPSEFATYLNFCRSLRFDDKPDYSYLRQLFRNLFHRQGFSYDYVFDWNMLKFGANRAVEDAERERREREDRLRHSRAPAARGLPAASGRARATQEVAAPSPLNPASHTGLEKERKVSMRLHRGAPVNISSSDLTGRQDASRMSSQALSRVTPSGLQSAAPR; encoded by the exons GTACCGACATCTCCGTcggagaggaggtggccatcAAGCTGGAATGCGTGAAGACCAAGCACCCCCAGCTTCACATAGAGAGCAAGATCTACAAGATGATGCAGGGGGGAG TGGGCATCCCGACAATAAAGTGGTGCGGCGCCGAGGGCGACTACAACGTGATGGTGATGGAGCTGCTGGGGCCCAGCCTGGAGGATCTGTTCAACTTCTGCTCTCGGAAGTTCAGCCTCAAGACCGTCCTGCTGCTGGCCGACCAGATG ATCAGCCGCATTGAGTACATCCACTCCAAGAACTTTATCCACCGAGACGTGAAGCCGGACAACTTCCTGATGGGGCTGGGCAAGAAGGGCAACCTGGTCTACATCATCGACTTCGGCCTGGCCAAGAAGTACCgcgacgcgcgcacacaccagCACATCCCCTACCGCGAGAACAAGAACCTGACCGGCACGGCGCGCTACGCCTCCATCAACACGCACCTGGGCATCG AGCAGTCCAGACGGGACGACCTGGAGTCACTGGGCTACGTCCTCATGTACTTCAACCTGGGCTCCCTGCCCTGGCAGGGCCTGAAGGCCGCCACCAAGAGGCAGAAGTACGAGCGCATCAGCGAGAAGAAGATGTCCACGCCCATCGAGGTCCTCTGCAAAGGCTACCCGT ccgAATTTGCCACCTACCTCAACTTTTGCCGCTCCCTTCGCTTTGACGACAAGCCGGACTACTCGTACCTCCGCCAGCTCTTCAGGAACCTCTTCCACCGACAGGGCTTCTCCTACGACTACGTCTTTGACTGGAACATGCTCAAGTTT GGAGCAAACCGGGCCGTGGAGGACGCGGAGCGGGAGCGCCGGGAGCGGGAGGACAGGCTGAGGCACAGCAGGGCGCCCGCGGCCAGGGGCCTGCCCGCGGCCTCGGGGAGGGCCAGGGCGACTCAGGAAGTGGCGGCCCCCTCCCCACTCAACCCGGCCTCACACACAG gTTTGGAGAAGGAGCGGAAGGTGAGCATGCGTCTTCATCGCGGGGCGCCCGTCAACATCTCCTCCTCGGACCTCACGGGGCGCCAGGACGCATCACGCATGTCCTCACAG GCCTTGTCCCGGGTCACACCCAGCGGCCTCCAGTCTGCAGCGCCGcggtga